GGGCATCGCGAAAAACACGGAAAAGGATATAGATACAGGTACTACGCTGGCTTAAAACCAGATGGGAAAAAGGACTACAAAGTGACTCCAACGTATCCAACTGCTAAAGAGGCTGACGCGGAGTGGGCAAAAATTAAGGTTCAACTAGATGCAGGTACATACGTTCGAGCAGGAAAGGAAACTGTAGCAGAGTATGAGGAACGGTGGCTGAAAACTAAAGAGTCACAGATAGAAGAAGGCACGTACCGCCAGTATTCTTGGCTCATCAAAAATCACATCATGCCTCGCCTTGGTCACATCCAACTTTCAAGACTCCGAGCAGATCATATTCAAGCAATGTACGCCGACTTGGAGAGTGAAGAGGCAATCTCACCCCAATCTATCGGACACTTACACCGGGTACTCAGCCAGACTCTCAAAAACGCAGTTCAATGGGGACTAATTGCAAAAAATCCAGCAGAACTGGCGAAGCCCCCAAGGGTAGGAAGACACGAGTTTCATGTTTGGACAGAAGACGAGCTTTCTTCGTTCTTAATTGTCGCAAAAGAACGAAGCCGCTATTACATGGTATTCTTGCTAGGAGCCTCTACAGGATTAAGGTTCGGAGAAATTCTGGGATTAAAATGGTCAGATGTAAATCTCGACACTGGAACGATCCAAGTCCGACGTTCAGCAGGAAAGAAAAAATCCCAAACCACGAAGACAGCAAGCTCACGACGGTTGGTTGCTATGCCATCATATCTCGTTGATGAACTGCGTATCCATTACGAACAACAACAGAGAGAGATCGAGATTCAGGGAAACAGATGGCACCACAACGATCTAGTAGTTCCTACGAGTGTCGGCACGCAAGTTTTACAGGGCAATATACGAGGGTTGATGGATAGGCTTATAAAACGAGCAGAAGTTAGTCGCTGTCGTTTCCATGACCTTCGCCATCTACATGCTACGCTTCTTCTGACCAAGGGTGTCCATGCCAAAATCGTTCAGGAACGCTTAGGACACTCCAGCATTCAAGTCACGCTTGACCGTTACTCCCACGTCGTACCCGGCCTTCAGGAACAGGCAGCAACCGAGATTGACGCCATCCTACGCGGCTCCAAAAACACCCCAAAAGATTAACCAACCAAAAAAGATTAACCAAAGATTAACCAAAATAAATTTTTTACGAAAAACGCGGCTTCAGGAAAACCCCGAAAGCCGCGTCATTCTTCACTTTTCTGGCGCACCCGGAGGGACTCGAACCCCCGCAAGACGCGGTTTAGGAAACCACCGCTCTATCCGCCTGAGCTACGGGTGCACGTTGCATAGTTGGACAAGCCAGTCTTGGAACTGAGTTTTCACCTCCACTATTATACAGACATCCTGCGTCTCCTGCAAAGGAAACCATCGGAAGTGGTTCCTCAGATTGTCCGGAAGGGTTGTTTATCCGGTCACGAACTCCTTTCTTTGACTGTACGGAACTAATTCCTCAGACTCGCGAAGGGTTTTTTCGCCCCCAGCCCCATGACGTGTGCGCATAGCGAGCTGGGAACGCGCTATTTGACTCCGCCCAAAACACGCGAAGCGGATATAACGCGCTGTCAGAGACTGTCGATTAACTACGCGAGATGCCGTTCGCCATTTTCGAAGATTATCTCTGTATTACTCGTTATTTCTACGTAAATCTCGTGTTTTCTGGTATAATTGAGGTATCCGAGATTACGGGGAGTTGGAGAAATGAACGGGGTAAAGTACAAGAACTTTGAGCAAGCCTCCTTCGAGGACATCATGGTGTATTCAGTCATACCACCTCATCCATTCTGGGATGCAGTGGCGAATTACATTGATTTCTCGTTTGCGGATAAGCTCTGTGCCCCCTTGTACTCACCCATCGGCCAACACCCGTATGCTCCGTCCTTGAAACTTAAAATCCATCTCGTACAGCGGTACTACAACATTTCCGACCGTGAGATGGAGCTAAAGATCGTCGGTGATATCTTCATTAAGCGATTTTTAGGTGTACCGATCTCACTCGCAAAGTTTGACCACAGCACAATTGCGCTGGACAGGAGTCGGCTTGGCGCGGATATATTCCATGCCTGTCACGTGAATATCCTCGCTCAGGCACTGAACCTCGGCATGTGGGGACAAGATGATGACCGCTGGTTGGTAGATGCGTTCCACACGCATGCCAATGTTGCTACGCCAAGTGTATATGAGCTCATTCAACAAGCGGCTCAAAAGCTTGTGCGTTACTTGAAGCGTCATAACCCAGCGCGTTACGAAAAATTGAAGGAGAACATGGATGTGGGGGCATTCTTTCGCAAACTCAAGCGTGAGGTGCAGGGCAGCGAAAGAAATCTCGCCTTCAGCAATCTATGTGTTTTGGCGTTCAGTTTAGTGGCATGGCTGGAACGTGCGGACACCGACGACATGGATACCCAGTGGAAAAACGACAATGAGCAGGAAACAGCCAAGCAACAACGCGAGGTGCTCCTGCGTATTTTACGTGAGAACG
The Alicyclobacillus curvatus genome window above contains:
- a CDS encoding site-specific integrase, with translation MKGHREKHGKGYRYRYYAGLKPDGKKDYKVTPTYPTAKEADAEWAKIKVQLDAGTYVRAGKETVAEYEERWLKTKESQIEEGTYRQYSWLIKNHIMPRLGHIQLSRLRADHIQAMYADLESEEAISPQSIGHLHRVLSQTLKNAVQWGLIAKNPAELAKPPRVGRHEFHVWTEDELSSFLIVAKERSRYYMVFLLGASTGLRFGEILGLKWSDVNLDTGTIQVRRSAGKKKSQTTKTASSRRLVAMPSYLVDELRIHYEQQQREIEIQGNRWHHNDLVVPTSVGTQVLQGNIRGLMDRLIKRAEVSRCRFHDLRHLHATLLLTKGVHAKIVQERLGHSSIQVTLDRYSHVVPGLQEQAATEIDAILRGSKNTPKD